In Microtus pennsylvanicus isolate mMicPen1 chromosome 12, mMicPen1.hap1, whole genome shotgun sequence, the following proteins share a genomic window:
- the LOC142832428 gene encoding sulfotransferase 1 family member D1: MDKKLDIFRRELVDVQGIPLFWSIAEQWSEVESFEARPDDLLISTYPKSGTTWISEILDLIYNNGDAEKCKRDAIYKRVPFMELIIPGLSNGIELLKNMQSPRLVKTHLPVQLLPSSFWKNDCKMVYVARNAKDVAVSYYYFYQMAKMHPEPGTWEEFLDKFMDGQVGFGSWYDHVKGWWEKRKDYRILYLFYEDMKEDPKCEIKKLLKFLEKDVPEEIINKILYHSSFNVMKENPSANYTTMNKEEMDHSVSPFMRKGISGDWKNQFTVAQYEKFEEDYVKKMKESTLKFRSEI; this comes from the exons ATGGATAAGAAACTGGATATCTTCAGGAGGGAATTAGTGGATGTTCAAGGGATCCCTCTCTTCTGGAGCATTGCTGAGCAGTGGTCTGAAGTGGAGTCATTTGAAGCCCGGCCTGATGATCTTTTGATCTCCACCTATCCCAAATCTG GGACAACCTGGATCAGTGAAATATTGGATTTGATTTATAACAATGGAGATGCAGAGAAGTGTAAACGGGATGCCATCTACAAGCGAGTGCCGTTCATGGAGCTTATAATTCCAGGATTGTcaaatg GTATCGAACTGTTGAAAAACATGCAGTCTCCTCGACTGGTGAAAACTCATCTCCCAGttcaacttcttccttcctcGTTTTGGAAAAACGACTGCAAG ATGGTCTATGTGGCACGGAATGCCAAAGACGTGGCTGTTTCTTACTATTATTTCTACCAAATGGCCAAAATGCACCCAGAGCCTGGCACCTGGGAGGAGTTCCTTGATAAATTCATGGATGGACAAG TGGGTTTTGGTTCCTGGTATGATCATGTGAAGGGCtggtgggagaaaagaaaagattaccGTATCCTTTATCTATTTTATGAAGATATGAAAGAA GATCCAAAgtgtgaaattaaaaaattattaaagtttCTAGAGAAAGACGTGCcagaagaaattataaataaaatcctCTACCATAGCTCTTTTAATGTAATGAAGGAGAATCCTAGTGCAAATTATACCACTATGAACAAAGAGGAGATGGACCATTCTGTGTCACCATTCATGAGGAAAG GTATTTCAGGTGACTGGAAGAATCAGTTTACTGTAGCCCAGTATGAGAAGTTTGAAGAAGATTatgtcaagaaaatgaaagagtcAACACTTAAGTTTAGATCAGAAATCTAG